In a genomic window of Bacteroidota bacterium:
- a CDS encoding DUF3108 domain-containing protein, translating to MLSNSPGWRSGASFLCLLALVAIPARARASSSVDPGFQLPAQPLPPDDSVFFVGEELTYNVSFGPIDIGQVRIKLVNRQAGGQDPYYKATAHIDSYKGVPLVNLHAVYENHIGEPIHSAWFHSKKKDGDRYVTDEYTYQYDRHRVLIEEGTAGSSRIDRRDTLRLDTLFQDGLSLFFLARTEVLTNREMTIPTIVSEKKGTTTIRFSSDRVAERIEAVDYPIDLVHFEGTAGFVGLIGLTGGFEGWFTNDAARVPVIAKMKVVLGNIRIELMKWKRGGWVPPRAPGGPEK from the coding sequence TTGCTGAGCAACTCTCCCGGGTGGCGGTCCGGAGCGTCGTTTCTCTGTCTTCTCGCGCTGGTCGCGATCCCCGCGCGGGCGCGCGCTTCCTCTTCGGTCGATCCCGGGTTCCAGCTCCCCGCTCAGCCCCTCCCCCCGGATGATTCGGTTTTTTTTGTCGGGGAGGAACTCACCTACAACGTCAGCTTCGGCCCGATCGACATCGGACAGGTCCGGATCAAGCTTGTCAACAGGCAGGCAGGAGGCCAGGACCCCTATTACAAAGCGACCGCCCACATCGATTCGTACAAAGGCGTCCCTCTCGTCAACCTCCATGCCGTGTATGAAAATCACATCGGCGAACCGATCCACTCGGCCTGGTTCCACAGCAAGAAGAAGGATGGCGATAGATATGTCACCGACGAATACACATACCAGTACGACAGGCACCGTGTCCTGATCGAGGAGGGGACGGCGGGGAGCTCCCGCATCGACCGGCGCGATACGCTCCGGCTCGACACCCTCTTCCAGGACGGGCTGTCCCTCTTCTTCCTCGCGCGCACCGAGGTGCTGACGAACCGCGAAATGACGATCCCGACGATCGTGAGCGAGAAGAAGGGCACCACCACGATCAGGTTTTCCTCCGATCGGGTCGCGGAGCGGATCGAGGCGGTCGACTACCCCATCGATCTCGTCCATTTCGAAGGGACTGCCGGGTTTGTCGGGCTCATCGGGCTCACGGGCGGCTTCGAAGGCTGGTTCACGAACGACGCGGCGCGGGTCCCGGTGATCGCGAAAATGAAGGTGGTCCTCGGCAATATCCGCATCGAGCTGATGAAATGGAAGCGCGGCGGCTGGGTTCCTCCCCGTGCCCCCGGGGGGCCGGAGAAATGA